In Nocardia yunnanensis, one DNA window encodes the following:
- a CDS encoding FAD-binding oxidoreductase produces the protein MSLLGKAGRAPAAQESGFTAHRAGVDRLLASYRAIPPDANVRLAKKTSNLFRARARSNAPGLDVSGLTQVIAVDPEARTADVAGMTTYEDLVATTLRYGLAPLVVPQLKTITLGGAVTGLGIESTSFRNGLPHESVLEIDVLTGAGEIVTATRDGAHADLFRGFPNSYGTLGYSTRLKIELEKVQPYVALRHLRFHDLRQLEAAMVAIIAERSWDGEPVDYLDGVVFTADESYLVLGRQTDEPGPVSDYTGMDIFYRSIQHDAKQPKRDRLTIHDYLWRWDTDWFWCSRAFGAQHPTIRRFWPKQYRRSSFYWKLIALDHKYAIGDKIEARHGNPPRERVVQDIEVPIERTADFVEWFLREIPIEPIWLCPLRLRDAEGERPWPLYPLEPGRTYVNVGFWSAVPTTPGQQEGAANRAIEHKVSELDGHKSLYSDSYYDQDEFAALYYGDGAYSSLKKRYDPDSRLLDLYSKAVQRK, from the coding sequence GTGAGTCTGTTGGGGAAGGCCGGCCGCGCACCGGCCGCACAGGAATCGGGTTTCACCGCGCATCGGGCCGGGGTCGATCGACTGCTGGCCTCGTACCGCGCCATCCCTCCGGATGCGAACGTGCGGCTGGCCAAGAAGACGTCCAACCTGTTCCGGGCTCGGGCGCGCAGTAACGCGCCCGGACTCGACGTATCGGGATTGACGCAGGTCATCGCGGTGGACCCGGAGGCGCGCACCGCCGATGTGGCGGGCATGACGACCTACGAGGACCTGGTCGCCACCACCCTGCGCTACGGCTTGGCCCCGCTGGTGGTGCCGCAGCTCAAGACCATCACCCTCGGCGGCGCGGTCACCGGGCTGGGCATCGAGTCCACCTCCTTCCGCAACGGCCTGCCGCACGAATCGGTGCTGGAGATCGACGTGCTCACCGGCGCCGGCGAGATCGTCACCGCGACCCGCGACGGCGCGCACGCCGATCTGTTCCGCGGCTTCCCCAATTCGTACGGCACACTGGGGTATTCGACGCGGCTGAAGATCGAGCTGGAAAAGGTTCAGCCCTATGTGGCGTTGCGGCACCTGAGGTTTCACGATCTGCGGCAACTGGAAGCCGCCATGGTCGCGATCATCGCCGAACGCTCCTGGGACGGCGAACCGGTCGACTACCTCGACGGCGTGGTGTTCACCGCCGACGAGAGCTACCTGGTGCTGGGCCGCCAGACCGACGAGCCGGGCCCGGTCAGCGACTACACGGGCATGGACATCTTCTACCGGTCCATTCAGCACGACGCGAAGCAGCCCAAACGGGATCGGCTCACCATTCACGATTACCTGTGGCGCTGGGACACCGACTGGTTCTGGTGCTCACGGGCTTTCGGCGCACAGCACCCGACCATCCGGCGGTTCTGGCCCAAGCAGTACCGGCGCTCCAGCTTCTACTGGAAGCTGATCGCGCTGGATCACAAGTACGCGATCGGCGACAAGATCGAAGCGCGGCACGGGAATCCGCCGCGCGAGCGGGTGGTGCAGGACATCGAGGTGCCCATCGAGCGCACCGCGGACTTCGTGGAGTGGTTCCTGCGCGAGATCCCGATCGAGCCGATCTGGCTGTGCCCCTTGCGGTTGCGCGATGCCGAGGGCGAGCGCCCCTGGCCGCTGTATCCGCTCGAGCCCGGCCGCACGTACGTCAATGTCGGCTTCTGGTCGGCGGTGCCGACCACGCCCGGACAGCAGGAGGGCGCGGCCAATCGCGCCATCGAGCACAAGGTGTCCGAACTGGACGGTCATAAATCCCTGTATTCGGACTCCTATTACGACCAGGATGAGTTCGCCGCGCTCTACTACGGCGACGGCGCCTACTCGTCCCTCAAGAAGCGCTACGACCCGGATTCTCGTCTACTGGATCTGTATTCGAAGGCGGTGCAACGCAAATGA
- a CDS encoding class I SAM-dependent methyltransferase, with the protein MTTFKDRSDVFAELGTKLTIAEIFETLLDGPVPIRLTCYDGSSAGPEDSEFGLEIKTPRGVNYIATAPGDLGLARAYVAGDLEAHGVHPGDPYELLKAMGGLKFRRPTALQLVVIARSLGWELLKPIAPPPQETLPRWRRIALEGLRHSKTRDAEAIHHHYDVSNTFYEYVLGPSMTYTCAAYEDPAWTLEQAQENKYRLVFDKLNLKPGDRLLDIGCGWGGMVRYAAKRGVKVIGATLSAEQAEWAQAKIAEEGLTDLAEVRHSDYRDVREGEFDAVSSIGLTEHIGVHNYPAYFEFIKSKLEVGGLFLNHCITRPDNTRVTKAGDFIDRYVFPDGELAGSGRIITEIQNMGLEVLHEENLRAHYALTLAEWCDNLVKNWDDAVAEVGEGTAKVWGLYMAGCQLGFERNVVQLHQVLGVKLGDDQAWTVPLRPWWKA; encoded by the coding sequence ATGACCACGTTCAAGGACCGTTCCGACGTGTTCGCCGAGCTCGGAACGAAACTCACGATCGCGGAGATCTTCGAGACCCTGCTCGACGGACCGGTGCCGATTCGCCTGACCTGCTACGACGGCAGCAGCGCCGGGCCCGAGGACTCCGAATTCGGCCTCGAGATCAAGACCCCGCGCGGCGTCAACTACATCGCCACCGCGCCCGGCGATCTGGGCCTGGCCCGCGCCTACGTCGCCGGTGACCTGGAAGCCCACGGCGTGCATCCCGGCGACCCGTACGAGCTGCTGAAGGCCATGGGCGGCTTGAAGTTCCGTCGCCCCACCGCCCTGCAGCTGGTGGTCATCGCCCGCTCGCTGGGCTGGGAGCTGCTCAAGCCGATCGCTCCGCCGCCGCAGGAGACGCTGCCGCGCTGGCGGCGCATCGCGCTGGAGGGGTTGCGGCACAGCAAGACTCGTGACGCCGAGGCCATTCACCACCACTACGACGTCTCCAACACGTTCTACGAGTACGTGCTGGGCCCGTCGATGACCTACACCTGCGCCGCCTACGAGGATCCCGCGTGGACCCTGGAACAGGCGCAGGAGAACAAGTATCGCCTCGTCTTCGACAAGCTGAACCTGAAGCCGGGCGACCGGCTGCTCGACATCGGCTGCGGCTGGGGCGGGATGGTGCGCTACGCCGCCAAGCGCGGGGTCAAGGTCATCGGCGCCACGCTGTCGGCCGAGCAGGCCGAGTGGGCGCAGGCCAAGATCGCCGAGGAGGGGTTGACCGACCTCGCCGAGGTGCGCCACTCCGACTACCGCGACGTGCGCGAGGGCGAGTTCGACGCGGTGTCCTCCATCGGGCTCACCGAGCACATCGGCGTGCACAACTACCCCGCCTACTTCGAGTTCATCAAGTCGAAGCTCGAGGTCGGCGGTCTGTTCCTCAACCACTGCATCACCCGGCCGGACAACACCCGCGTCACCAAGGCGGGCGATTTCATCGACCGCTACGTCTTCCCCGACGGCGAACTGGCGGGCTCGGGCCGCATCATCACCGAGATCCAGAACATGGGTCTCGAGGTGCTGCACGAGGAGAACCTGCGCGCGCACTACGCGCTCACGCTGGCCGAATGGTGCGACAACCTGGTGAAGAACTGGGACGACGCGGTCGCCGAGGTCGGCGAGGGCACCGCCAAGGTGTGGGGGCTGTACATGGCGGGCTGTCAGCTCGGCTTCGAGCGGAATGTGGTGCAGCTGCACCAGGTTCTGGGCGTCAAGCTCGGCGACGACCAGGCGTGGACGGTGCCGCTGCGCCCCTGGTGGAAAGCCTGA
- a CDS encoding serine/threonine-protein kinase — protein MNPQARPGGSRSEPNPPENSTQAYLPIAITDELEAMGLVEAEEIGRGGFGVVYRCTQRALDRVVAVKVLSTEIDDDGLERFLREEHAMGRLSGHPNIVDILQVDVTPSGLPYIVMPYATRGSLEQVVRDNGPLSWSDSLRVGVKLSGAIETAHRAQVLHRDVKPANVLLSRYGEPQLTDFGIARIPGGFRTSTRLITGSPAFTAPEVLKGDEPTVRSDVYGLGSTLFALLTGHAAFERQAGEKVIAQFLRITSQPVPDLRELQIPSDVAAAIEAAMSPDPDDRPASAVEFGDLLRTAQIDNGQVPDEMALLDGDSQPAEGSDSTATQALTHRRAKTVVTAPRSPSLTLRPAGGTSIRFPATGNTLPPTPATKFRPPNPVREPIPRPRLLEPLRAGGRRRLALIHGPAGFGKSTLAAQWRAELTDRGVAVAWIGIDRDDDNEVWLLAHIIAAIRKVRPEIGAGLEQLLEERPAEAVPYAVSALADELAASDQPVVVVVDDWHRIGDAGAQRVMESLLDNCSHHLRFVITGRERAGLPLSRLQVADELVEIGGEQLRLTVAETRELLVERMGLELSERQVEQIHTATDGWPAAIQLVGLSLRPADHDVDRLIAGLSGDNKAIREYLAENVLDTLEPRMLEFLTAVAVPERVNASLAEALTGARDAADLLDQAEQRELFLHRVADDPSWYRMQPMVAEHLRARLDRAQPGQLKKLHGKASRWFAAHNLIRQSVDHALAATELNYALDLVEKGGMDLIDSSRLATLFGTVSKLPVQQVASRSKLLMALARANVNLQQSGAARTALGRLSNMLSRSSPGDVEAIHQRCQAAVLAAADQVARDRTDGVLDKLAESLELADELPPWTVSTAANLASYVRLCEFDFEGARAVQKWAAPYHARSADPLGEVFGLCAQGDIAYEQLDIEAATGFFEQAWQTARDRAGSRSNSVRVAAALLGEVAYRRGDLDSAERLLDQSHELTARVGPVDFLVTIFVSGARVKAVRGDLETAAARLDEGARIAAERKLTRLAAHVRAERLRLGLPADASTAGLVTDPMVRSLRHATGAAALAAEAEEFATVRALLARHYRGEDRATDDLAPLGTDDTAVKRARALHARIREQRRPRAELDSGLLLAECLSVSGWLGESIAVLTPVVIRCAELGWRRPLLDAGPGVSNILRTLRHEMPLDTGGPDGQLLPRQFLDSLI, from the coding sequence ATGAATCCACAGGCGCGCCCGGGTGGCTCACGGAGTGAGCCGAACCCTCCTGAAAACTCCACGCAGGCATACCTTCCCATCGCGATCACCGACGAGCTGGAGGCCATGGGGTTGGTCGAGGCCGAGGAGATCGGCCGGGGCGGGTTCGGCGTGGTGTATCGCTGTACCCAGCGCGCGCTGGATCGGGTGGTCGCGGTCAAGGTGCTGTCCACCGAGATAGACGATGACGGGCTGGAGCGGTTTCTGCGTGAGGAGCACGCCATGGGGCGGCTCTCGGGACACCCCAACATCGTCGACATCCTCCAGGTGGACGTGACGCCGAGTGGGCTGCCCTACATCGTGATGCCCTATGCCACACGCGGATCGCTCGAACAGGTGGTGCGCGACAACGGCCCGCTGTCGTGGTCGGATTCGCTGCGGGTGGGCGTGAAGCTGTCCGGCGCGATCGAGACCGCGCATCGCGCCCAGGTGCTGCACCGGGATGTGAAACCGGCCAATGTGCTGTTGAGCCGGTACGGCGAGCCGCAGCTCACCGATTTCGGAATCGCCCGCATCCCAGGCGGTTTCCGCACGTCCACGAGGCTGATCACCGGGTCGCCCGCGTTCACCGCGCCGGAGGTGCTCAAGGGCGACGAGCCCACCGTGCGCTCGGATGTCTACGGTCTGGGTTCCACCCTCTTCGCCCTGCTGACCGGGCACGCGGCCTTCGAGCGGCAGGCGGGCGAGAAGGTGATCGCGCAATTCCTGCGCATCACCAGCCAGCCCGTGCCGGATCTGCGCGAGTTGCAGATCCCCTCGGATGTGGCCGCGGCCATCGAGGCGGCCATGTCCCCGGACCCGGACGATCGCCCCGCCAGCGCGGTGGAATTCGGCGACCTGCTGCGCACGGCGCAGATCGACAACGGTCAGGTGCCCGACGAGATGGCCCTGCTCGACGGCGACTCGCAGCCCGCCGAGGGATCGGATTCGACTGCCACCCAAGCCCTCACGCACCGTCGCGCCAAGACCGTGGTGACCGCGCCGCGCAGCCCGTCGCTGACCTTGCGGCCCGCCGGCGGCACCAGCATCCGATTCCCGGCCACGGGAAACACCCTGCCGCCCACGCCGGCCACGAAGTTCCGCCCGCCGAACCCGGTGCGCGAGCCGATTCCCCGGCCGCGGCTGCTGGAGCCGCTGCGCGCGGGCGGCCGTCGCCGGCTGGCGCTGATCCACGGCCCGGCCGGATTCGGCAAGAGCACGCTGGCCGCGCAGTGGCGGGCCGAGCTCACCGACCGCGGGGTGGCGGTGGCCTGGATCGGCATCGACCGCGACGACGACAACGAGGTGTGGCTGCTGGCCCACATCATCGCGGCCATCCGCAAGGTGCGCCCGGAGATCGGCGCGGGTCTCGAACAGCTGCTCGAGGAGCGGCCCGCCGAGGCGGTGCCGTACGCGGTGTCGGCGCTCGCCGACGAGCTGGCCGCCTCCGACCAGCCGGTGGTCGTGGTGGTGGACGACTGGCATCGCATCGGCGACGCCGGCGCCCAGCGCGTGATGGAGTCGCTGCTCGACAATTGTTCGCACCATTTGCGTTTCGTGATCACCGGCCGGGAACGGGCGGGGCTGCCGCTGAGCCGGCTGCAGGTCGCCGACGAACTGGTGGAGATCGGCGGCGAGCAGCTGCGGCTGACCGTGGCCGAGACCCGCGAGCTGCTGGTCGAGCGCATGGGTCTGGAGTTGAGCGAACGCCAGGTGGAGCAGATCCACACCGCCACCGACGGCTGGCCCGCCGCGATCCAGCTGGTCGGGCTGTCGCTGCGGCCCGCCGACCACGACGTGGACCGCCTGATCGCCGGACTCTCCGGCGACAACAAGGCGATCCGCGAATACCTCGCCGAGAACGTGCTCGACACCCTCGAACCGCGCATGCTCGAATTCCTCACCGCCGTAGCGGTTCCCGAGCGCGTGAACGCCTCACTGGCCGAGGCGCTGACGGGGGCGCGCGACGCCGCCGACCTGCTGGACCAGGCCGAGCAGCGAGAGCTGTTCCTGCACCGCGTCGCCGACGATCCGAGCTGGTATCGCATGCAGCCGATGGTGGCCGAGCATCTGCGCGCCCGCCTCGACCGCGCGCAGCCCGGGCAGTTGAAGAAGTTGCACGGCAAGGCTTCTCGCTGGTTCGCCGCGCACAATCTGATCCGGCAGTCGGTGGATCACGCGCTGGCGGCGACCGAGCTGAACTACGCGCTGGATCTGGTCGAGAAGGGCGGGATGGACCTGATCGACAGCTCCCGGCTCGCCACCCTGTTCGGCACGGTGTCGAAACTGCCTGTGCAGCAGGTGGCTTCGCGCTCGAAGCTGTTGATGGCGCTGGCCCGCGCGAATGTGAACCTGCAGCAGTCGGGTGCGGCCCGCACCGCGCTGGGCCGGTTGTCGAACATGCTCTCGCGCAGTTCGCCCGGCGATGTGGAGGCGATCCATCAGCGCTGTCAGGCCGCGGTGCTGGCGGCCGCGGATCAGGTGGCCCGCGACCGCACCGACGGGGTGCTGGACAAACTCGCCGAGAGTTTGGAACTGGCCGACGAATTGCCGCCGTGGACGGTGTCGACGGCCGCGAATCTGGCCTCGTATGTGCGCCTGTGCGAATTCGACTTCGAGGGCGCGCGGGCGGTGCAGAAGTGGGCCGCGCCCTATCACGCGCGGTCGGCTGATCCGCTGGGCGAGGTTTTCGGGCTGTGCGCGCAGGGCGATATCGCCTACGAGCAGCTCGATATCGAGGCCGCCACCGGTTTCTTCGAGCAGGCCTGGCAGACCGCGCGGGACCGGGCGGGTTCGCGCTCGAATTCGGTGCGGGTGGCGGCCGCCCTGCTGGGCGAGGTCGCCTACCGGCGCGGCGATCTCGACAGCGCCGAACGGCTGCTGGACCAGAGCCACGAGCTCACCGCCCGGGTCGGCCCGGTCGATTTCCTGGTCACCATCTTCGTCAGCGGCGCCCGGGTCAAGGCGGTGCGCGGCGACCTGGAGACCGCCGCGGCCCGCCTGGACGAGGGCGCCCGCATCGCCGCCGAACGCAAGCTGACCCGGCTGGCCGCGCATGTGCGCGCCGAACGCCTGCGCCTGGGCCTGCCCGCGGACGCGTCGACCGCGGGACTGGTCACCGACCCCATGGTCCGTTCCCTGCGGCACGCCACCGGCGCGGCCGCGCTGGCCGCCGAGGCCGAGGAGTTCGCCACCGTTCGCGCGCTGCTGGCCCGCCATTACCGGGGTGAGGATCGCGCCACCGACGATCTCGCGCCGCTCGGCACCGACGACACCGCGGTCAAGCGGGCCCGCGCCCTGCACGCCCGCATCCGGGAGCAGCGCCGCCCGCGCGCCGAGCTCGACTCGGGGCTGCTGCTGGCGGAATGCCTGTCGGTGTCGGGCTGGCTCGGCGAATCCATCGCCGTGCTCACCCCCGTGGTGATCCGGTGCGCCGAATTGGGCTGGCGGCGACCGCTGCTGGACGCGGGACCGGGAGTGTCCAATATCCTGCGCACGCTGCGGCACGAGATGCCGCTGGACACCGGCGGCCCGGACGGTCAGCTACTGCCCCGGCAATTCCTCGACTCGCTGATCTGA
- a CDS encoding alpha/beta hydrolase-fold protein → MPVTPLLQSPPAVPPAPQLPAHTQAGYPGFHHGVSLLHGWLPQVITFAAVFLLVLAFARFTRRWWLLWVPVCLVFAGAVVWASWSYTDNEGLASDPAPVLLWAAVGLAGAGLAAAVVGIRTGSWWQRVAAILAVPVTLLNVGVVLNQWVGYYPTANAAWAALTAEPLPHQTDLDALASLRDTNVGTGRIVPVDIPESGSHFKHRTEYVYLPPAWFQGDKPPALPVIMMIGGEFNTPQDWVNSGQIMGSVDDFAKSNNGQTPILVFVDSGGSFNNDTECVNGPRGDAADHLTNDVPDYVESTFGASADPAKWGIVGWSMGGTCAVDLTVMHPEKFGTFVDIAGDLGPAAGTKEQTVKRLFGGDEQAWAAFDPVTVMRKHGPYADTVGLFDDLTPPAAQRRMANDPAMRARMQQRQVDESKIGMGGQDGVFDTGEVGAAEELCAQGRQVNVDCTVHTTEGGHTWQFAAAAFTSSFPWMTARLGIPVAGISS, encoded by the coding sequence GTGCCTGTGACACCTCTGCTCCAGTCCCCGCCCGCGGTGCCGCCGGCCCCGCAGCTGCCCGCGCATACGCAGGCCGGCTATCCGGGCTTCCACCACGGGGTTTCGCTGTTGCACGGCTGGCTGCCGCAGGTGATCACCTTCGCGGCGGTCTTCCTGCTGGTGCTGGCGTTCGCGCGGTTCACCCGCCGCTGGTGGCTGCTGTGGGTGCCGGTCTGCCTGGTGTTCGCGGGCGCGGTGGTGTGGGCGTCCTGGTCGTACACCGACAACGAGGGGCTCGCCTCGGATCCCGCGCCGGTGCTGCTGTGGGCCGCGGTCGGGCTGGCGGGCGCGGGCCTGGCCGCCGCGGTGGTGGGCATCCGCACCGGCAGCTGGTGGCAGCGCGTCGCGGCCATTCTGGCCGTTCCGGTGACGCTGCTGAATGTCGGTGTGGTGCTGAATCAATGGGTCGGCTACTACCCGACCGCGAATGCGGCCTGGGCGGCCCTGACCGCCGAGCCGCTGCCGCACCAGACCGATCTGGACGCGCTGGCGTCGCTGCGCGATACGAATGTGGGCACCGGGCGGATCGTGCCGGTCGACATTCCGGAGTCGGGCAGCCATTTCAAGCATCGCACCGAATACGTCTATCTGCCGCCGGCCTGGTTCCAGGGTGACAAGCCGCCCGCCCTGCCGGTGATCATGATGATCGGCGGCGAGTTCAACACGCCCCAGGACTGGGTGAACAGCGGCCAGATCATGGGCAGCGTGGACGATTTCGCGAAATCCAACAACGGCCAGACCCCGATTCTGGTGTTCGTCGACTCCGGCGGCAGCTTCAACAACGACACCGAATGCGTGAACGGCCCGCGCGGTGACGCCGCCGATCACCTCACCAACGATGTGCCGGACTACGTGGAGTCCACCTTCGGCGCATCCGCCGACCCGGCGAAGTGGGGCATCGTCGGGTGGTCCATGGGCGGCACCTGCGCGGTCGATCTGACCGTCATGCACCCGGAGAAGTTCGGCACGTTCGTGGACATCGCGGGCGATCTCGGCCCGGCCGCCGGCACCAAGGAACAGACCGTCAAGCGGCTCTTCGGCGGCGACGAACAAGCCTGGGCCGCCTTCGATCCCGTCACCGTCATGCGCAAGCACGGCCCCTACGCCGACACCGTCGGCCTGTTCGACGATCTGACCCCGCCCGCCGCGCAACGCCGGATGGCCAACGACCCGGCAATGCGGGCTCGCATGCAGCAGCGGCAGGTCGACGAGAGCAAGATCGGCATGGGCGGCCAGGACGGCGTCTTCGACACCGGCGAGGTCGGCGCGGCCGAGGAGCTGTGCGCCCAGGGGCGGCAGGTGAACGTCGACTGCACGGTGCACACCACCGAGGGCGGGCACACCTGGCAGTTCGCGGCGGCGGCGTTCACCTCGTCGTTCCCGTGGATGACGGCGCGGCTGGGTATCCCGGTGGCCGGAATCTCGTCCTAG